One Leguminivora glycinivorella isolate SPB_JAAS2020 chromosome 15, LegGlyc_1.1, whole genome shotgun sequence genomic window, ctcaaattgaacgtaaataagctattttttataatttttttgttgtggaaaaaaaatgaattttgaaggaaaatgtaaaaaaaaataccgttccccccccttatctccgaagtttaccaacgaaaaattatgaaaattttattaaacattggttttatgctaaatattacaggaaaaatataatcgtgtttgtattttgaatactttttttttattcacaaaaaacttttcagatttttactttcaatttacccacccttgcggatgcatatcgtacttcaaattaatacgagacgttacgtaaaccatcttctatccaataaagtaaaaactgtttaaatcggttaacattataaagaattatccctgaaaaaccaggacgcgcaaattagttagcaaattgaccgggagatggcgctatacacaataatacatgACATGCCACGTCAAGGCCACCATACCTGTAAGCCTTAAAAAAGTAAAAGTCACCCCATTATATAAAGGGAAAGGCTCCAAATCGGCCCTAAGCTCGTATCGCCCTATATCTCTAGTACCTGCCGTTAGTAAACTGTTAGAAGTCGGGCTTAACATTAGATTGTTATCGTTCTGGACACCACAATTTACCCTTTCAGATAGACAGTACGCATACCGCGCCGGGCGCTCGACTACTGAGCTGGTGCGCGAGGTGGTGTGGGACGTGCTGCGCGCGCGGGAGGCTGCGCTGCAGGTGGCCGTGGTGTGCTGCGACCTCTCGCGCGCGTTCGACACCGCGGACCACCGCCTTATCGCGCGCAAACTGGAGCACTACGGTGTTTGCGGCCCGGCTCTAGCACTACTGTTGTCGTTCATGTCCGACAGATGCCAAGTGGTAGTTGGTGATGGCGGGCGTGTCCAATCAGAGGAAATGAAATGCCTACTTGAGTACCTCAGGGCTCGTGCCTTCGAATACTTTATTCAGTATCCTCCTGAACGACCTCCCGCAGGTTATAAAGGGCTCCAGCATATATATGTACGCTGATGACGTGACGGCCGTCGTCACCGGCACATCCCACGAGCAGTTGGAGACGAACGTTAACAGTACCCTTCAGCAGTTGAGCCAATGGTTCCATGCGAACGGTTTAGCCCTCAACAAAAGTAAGACTTCCTGGATGAAGTTCAAGCTAAACGGTCACGCGGTTCAGCCAACAACGGTGTGCGCTGGTGATGACGCTGTCCAGCAAGTAACGGAAACGAAACTTCTGGGTTTCACTATAGACAGCGGGTTGCTGTGGGACACGCACATCGATCAGCTGTGCGCCAAGCTTGGGAGCGCATGCTTCGCGCTGAAGCGCCTCGCAAGTACCGCGACCGGGGATGTCGTCAGGAGTTGTTATTTTGCCACAGTGCATGCGTACATCGCATATGGAACCGAGCTTTGGGCTACGGCAGCGGACTGGCATAGGGTATTTGTACTTCAGAAACGTGCCATTCGAGCAATAGCAGGTGTGTCTGACGACGTCTCTGCGCGCGAGTATTTTAGACAATTTAGCATTCTAACATTACCGTCTTTATTAATTGAACGAGTTGCAATATTTACCTATACCAATAGCGCACAGTTTGCAACAAAACCAACAAATACTAAGTACAGTCTACGTAGCAACAAAAACGCGGGCCAGCTGGTCTCCGCCCCCACAGGCTCGCGAAATCCAAACGGTCCGTGCGCGTCCTCGGCCCCCTAGTGTACAGTAAGCTACCAGTTACCGTCAGAGATGCACCTTCCTCACAGGTATTTAAAGGCAGGCTTAAGCGATGGCTACTGCATGAACAGTTCTATGACATTAATGAgttgataataaaatattaaataattatattcaatCCCGATATAACCACACATAACTATatcaataatagaaaataatctgtacttatgtataattataagtataatgTTTTAATATGTACCCACTGACCTATCTGAtgttatgaataaatattttcttttcttttcttttcttttctttcttatACTCATTAGTGATCTAGTCAAGATATgatctagtcaagtcattagagttatatgaaaatatgagattatttttactaggtagtttgaaagaaagtttgtacggaaccctcggtgggcgagtccgactcgcacttggccggttttttttttcttaaaaattatttacatcCATATTTTATACTTAGGTAACTGTACAATAATCAAGGAATAATAAGGCGTGAATTTTGTatgttttatcaattttatcatcTAGTTCGGATCGGACGGGGGAATGAGGTCGATGTCAAGAAGTTTAGGTAAGATAAgaattttgtgaggttttaGTGTATAAAGATGTTTTAGTTTTTGGTGCTTAATTGTTTAATGTTTGTAAATTTTGATAACATTTACTTCTGTGAATGTGAATAcctattatttagtatttatattGATCAATTTCGGGaaattttataaagttctaaaaGTTCATCTGCAATGAGTATGCTGAGAACCCTTTTAGGTCAGGAACTGTCGAAAAGTACAGATCAACCCAATAAAGCCTAATTCTGCTGCAGGGCTGAAAGCAGAGATATGTCGATGTCGCAGACGTCCGCAGACGCACAAATAATTCGAGTAAATATTTAGAAAAACACCGCTTGAATTCTTAGGTAAGCTACCTACTGCACAATGTTACATTCGAATACATTTAGCCAAGTAaaaggtataaaataaaatacacccAGTAAGTAATTCATCTCAGAATAAATTACCCATTTTCACACTTTCTTGACTTTGTTATCAGACACAGACTGTGTTCTTACTTTCCAGCTTTACTGCCAACTAAGAATATCCCGTTAATTTTACCCAAGCATTAGCACAAATTAGCATTGCCTTGTCGCAGTTTACTAATACAATGGATGCTTACGTGTCAGACTAAATTAATGAACTGTTTCCGCGTTTCTTGAGAATGGCGTTTAGTTCCTTTAGAAGCATGCGGATATGGAATAAGTtgtaaattgaataaaatttgaCCTATCACCCACTTATCAAATGCCTATACATTACTAAGATACCCCATTTGCGGAACTGGAGAAAGGGCTGTAGAAACATTTTATGCTCAATTCATCTCACAAAGGTATCACGTGCGTATTTCAAGTAAAAAAAGTTGCTGAGAGTGTCGGTTCGTCAATGCGTGTTCCGGATGATGCTCCTCGGTATGGAGAGAAACATGTCGAGCAATTTCTATCTCCATATAGGTATTTGCAAACAGGGTAAAATTTTCCATACCTATACTTGCCCTGTCTGGGTTATTCCCAGAATTTAGACAAGTTATCATGATCAACACTCGTGAAATTTATGCAAACGATATAAAGCTGTAGCGACTGCACCGATATTGTGGCGGTAACAACTGGGAATCACCAAACAATGCAGACAGTGGACATTGTCATACTTCACCGCTATGAATGGGTCAAGTCCATTGAAATCTGGCACAATTGGCTGCTTTCCAAAATCGTGCTCTGACAAAAGTAGATAGAGAACAGATT contains:
- the LOC125234186 gene encoding uncharacterized protein LOC125234186 — its product is MGGTPSINHMTDGLKWVIDVRANRQYAYRAGRSTTELVREVVWDVLRAREAALQVAVVCCDLSRAFDTADHRLIARKLEHYGVCGPALALLLSFMSDRCQVVVIKGSSIYMYADDVTAVVTGTSHEQLETNVNSTLQQLSQWFHANGLALNKSKTSWMKFKLNGHAVQPTTVCAGDDAVQQVTETKLLGFTIDSGLLWDTHIDQLCAKLGSACFALKRLASTATGDVVRSCYFATVHAYIAYGTELWATAADWHRTQTVFLLSSFTAN